From one Acidibrevibacterium fodinaquatile genomic stretch:
- a CDS encoding cupin domain-containing protein, translating to MQLNADLSRPATVDSAALAWITSPMAGVERRMLERDGDEVARATSLVRYAPGSAFSPHTHGAGEEFLVLDGVFSDETGDFPAGFYVRNPPGSRHTPASAPGAVIFVKLRQMPPEETAAVRLDTRDPALWRDLGQGRQEAVLFEAPWERVVMLRLAPGHADATETWPHGVELFVVEGDVVIDGTTHRAGAWLRRPPGSLLALASQEGALLYRKTGHLG from the coding sequence ATGCAGCTCAACGCCGATCTCTCCCGCCCCGCCACCGTCGATAGCGCGGCGCTCGCCTGGATCACCTCGCCTATGGCCGGTGTAGAGCGGCGCATGCTCGAGCGCGACGGCGACGAAGTCGCTCGGGCCACCTCGCTCGTGCGCTACGCGCCGGGCTCCGCCTTCTCCCCCCACACCCACGGCGCCGGCGAGGAGTTCCTGGTGCTCGACGGCGTATTCTCCGACGAGACCGGGGATTTTCCTGCCGGCTTCTATGTCCGCAACCCCCCCGGCTCGCGCCACACGCCTGCCAGCGCGCCGGGCGCGGTGATTTTCGTCAAGCTCCGCCAAATGCCGCCGGAGGAGACAGCGGCTGTGCGGCTCGATACACGCGATCCCGCGCTCTGGCGCGATCTCGGGCAGGGTCGGCAGGAAGCCGTGCTGTTCGAGGCGCCGTGGGAGCGTGTGGTGATGCTGCGCCTCGCCCCCGGCCATGCCGACGCGACCGAGACTTGGCCGCACGGCGTCGAGCTCTTCGTGGTCGAGGGCGATGTGGTGATCGACGGCACCACCCACCGTGCGGGCGCGTGGCTCCGCCGGCCGCCCGGCAGCCTTCTGGCGCTGGCAAGCCAGGAGGGCGCGCTGCTCTACCGCAAAACCGGCCATCTCGGCTGA
- a CDS encoding ParB/RepB/Spo0J family partition protein yields the protein MAATQKIVLNPSRDIPFNKLVLSQANVRRVKAGVSIEALAESIARRSLLQSLSVRPVLDADGNETGMFEVPAGGRRFRALELLVRQKRLAKTAPIPCIVKTDGLAEEDSLAENTDREALHPLDQFRAFQTLRAKGQGEEEIAAAFGVTAAVVRQRLKLAAASPALLDAYAEAAMTLDQLMAFCVSDDHARQEQVWATIQRGWNKEPHTIRRMLTEGAVRASDRRPRFVGIDAYEATGGIVMRDLFQDDEGGWLQDPALLDRLVAERLAHEADAIRAEG from the coding sequence ATGGCTGCGACCCAGAAGATCGTCCTGAACCCGTCCCGGGACATCCCATTCAACAAGCTCGTCCTGAGCCAGGCCAATGTCCGGCGCGTGAAGGCCGGCGTCTCCATCGAGGCGCTGGCCGAGAGCATCGCCCGGCGCTCCCTGCTGCAAAGCCTGAGCGTGCGCCCCGTGCTGGACGCGGACGGCAACGAGACCGGCATGTTCGAGGTGCCCGCCGGCGGTCGGCGCTTCCGGGCGCTGGAACTGCTGGTGCGGCAGAAGCGCCTGGCCAAGACCGCACCCATCCCCTGCATCGTCAAGACCGATGGCCTCGCCGAAGAGGACAGCCTCGCCGAGAACACTGACCGCGAGGCGCTGCACCCGCTCGACCAGTTCCGCGCCTTCCAGACGCTGCGCGCGAAGGGCCAGGGCGAGGAGGAGATCGCCGCCGCGTTCGGCGTCACCGCCGCGGTGGTGCGCCAGCGGCTCAAGCTCGCCGCCGCCAGCCCGGCGCTGCTCGACGCCTATGCCGAGGCGGCGATGACGCTCGATCAGCTGATGGCGTTCTGCGTCAGCGACGATCACGCGCGGCAGGAGCAGGTGTGGGCGACGATCCAGCGTGGCTGGAACAAGGAGCCGCACACGATCCGCCGCATGCTGACCGAGGGCGCGGTGCGCGCAAGCGACCGGCGCCCGCGCTTTGTCGGCATCGACGCGTATGAGGCCACCGGTGGCATCGTGATGCGCGACCTGTTCCAAGATGACGAGGGCGGCTGGTTGCAGGACCCGGCGCTGCTCGACCGGCTGGTGGCCGAGCGCTTGGCCCACGAGGCGGATGCCATCCGCGCCGAAGGCTGA
- a CDS encoding zincin-like metallopeptidase domain-containing protein, with amino-acid sequence MTAAFLCASLGIVPTVRHADYIGSWLEVLRDDDRAIIRATSAASKAADYLLAFQADAGEPEGPSRPAFPALAPERSYGDERSAAIPGYVGGHLWKDSTCLPRRKSLPQLRPSIPIRSSSRSR; translated from the coding sequence ATGACGGCAGCGTTCCTTTGCGCGAGCCTCGGCATCGTGCCGACCGTGCGGCACGCCGACTACATCGGTTCCTGGCTCGAGGTGCTGCGCGACGATGACCGCGCGATCATCCGCGCCACCAGCGCCGCCTCGAAGGCGGCCGACTATCTGCTGGCGTTCCAGGCCGATGCGGGTGAGCCGGAAGGTCCATCCCGTCCCGCGTTCCCGGCCTTGGCGCCGGAGAGATCCTATGGGGATGAGCGCAGCGCGGCCATACCGGGCTACGTGGGGGGTCATCTATGGAAGGATTCAACATGTTTGCCGAGAAGGAAGTCGCTGCCCCAGCTCCGTCCATCAATACCGATCCGATCTTCGTCGCGATCGAGATGA
- a CDS encoding IS110 family RNA-guided transposase, with translation MFAEKEVAAPAPSINTDPIFVAIEMSRSKWVVGTHIPTSSKVGIHTVEWGDAAALLALVERLRSRAADVVGIAAVPVLCCYEAGYEGFWLYRRLAAAGLRVLVIDPSSLLVNRRAKRAKTDRIDAKAMIRALMAYNRGEDQVLSAVIVPSVEQEDHRRLVRERQSLVYDCTAHTNRIRGLLLTQGIVGFDPRASGAERQLDELVTGDGRSLGPRLKDEMRREIGRLRVVLEQLKDVSAERDAIALGKTIETPHRDQGLADADAAMIASLARIKGVGPNDASVLVREAFWRKFNNRRELAAWSGLAPMPWASGTVSRDQGIAKTGPAIFRSHMLQIAWRWLHHQPQSRLSQWFNERTNGAAGRVRRVMIVALARKLLVALWRYATAGLVPTGAIVA, from the coding sequence ATGTTTGCCGAGAAGGAAGTCGCTGCCCCAGCTCCGTCCATCAATACCGATCCGATCTTCGTCGCGATCGAGATGAGCCGGTCGAAGTGGGTCGTGGGTACTCACATTCCCACGTCGAGCAAGGTGGGCATTCATACCGTCGAATGGGGCGACGCGGCCGCCTTGCTGGCTCTCGTCGAGCGGCTTCGATCTCGTGCCGCCGACGTCGTCGGCATCGCGGCCGTGCCGGTCCTGTGCTGTTACGAAGCCGGGTACGAAGGCTTCTGGCTTTACCGCCGGCTCGCCGCCGCCGGGCTCCGTGTCTTGGTGATCGACCCTTCCAGCCTGCTGGTCAACCGACGCGCCAAGCGCGCGAAGACGGATCGGATCGACGCGAAGGCGATGATCCGTGCGCTGATGGCCTACAACAGGGGCGAGGACCAGGTGCTCAGCGCCGTCATCGTTCCTAGTGTGGAGCAGGAGGACCACCGTCGGCTCGTACGGGAACGACAGAGCTTGGTTTACGACTGCACCGCGCATACCAACCGCATTCGGGGATTGCTGCTGACACAAGGGATCGTCGGCTTCGACCCGCGCGCCAGCGGCGCTGAACGGCAGCTCGACGAACTTGTCACCGGTGATGGTCGCTCGCTCGGACCGCGGCTGAAAGACGAGATGCGACGCGAGATCGGCCGCCTTCGTGTTGTCCTCGAGCAGCTGAAGGACGTGAGTGCGGAGCGCGACGCCATCGCTCTCGGGAAGACGATCGAGACCCCGCACCGCGATCAGGGCTTGGCCGATGCCGATGCTGCGATGATCGCGTCGCTCGCCCGGATCAAAGGCGTCGGCCCGAACGACGCATCGGTGCTCGTGCGCGAGGCCTTCTGGCGCAAGTTCAACAACCGACGTGAGCTTGCCGCATGGAGCGGACTGGCGCCGATGCCCTGGGCGAGCGGAACAGTCAGCCGGGACCAGGGCATCGCAAAGACCGGTCCCGCCATCTTCCGCTCGCACATGCTGCAGATCGCCTGGCGCTGGCTTCATCATCAGCCGCAAAGCAGGCTGTCCCAGTGGTTCAACGAGCGGACGAACGGCGCGGCCGGTCGAGTCCGGCGGGTCATGATCGTGGCGCTCGCACGCAAGCTCCTCGTTGCGCTCTGGCGTTATGCGACGGCCGGCCTGGTGCCGACCGGCGCCATCGTCGCCTGA
- a CDS encoding tyrosine-type recombinase/integrase yields the protein MIHQHVDRYVQLHRALGKKFDAQEKALRQFAIFVAKRTAVSITAGLILDWIREAPTPNATRVRFNLARAFAEFLHGEDPRHEAPAVGLMGRGRRRRPAPYILLPDQIARIMAEALNMPGQASISPLTYHHLIGLLASTGLRISEALSLRSDDLARDGLMVRSGKFGKSRLVPLHSSTRSALEQYLAVRRKVRNASDDLFVLGHGRAPTAARVHVVFVRVVRRLGYRNSTGPGPRLHDLRHTFAVRSLEACGNDPHAVLRHMRALSTYLGHVDVANTYWYLEATPVLLRMIASATEGAFVGGAACGFR from the coding sequence ATGATCCACCAACATGTTGATCGCTACGTCCAGTTGCATCGCGCCCTTGGCAAGAAGTTCGACGCGCAGGAGAAGGCCCTGCGCCAGTTCGCAATATTCGTCGCCAAAAGGACCGCCGTTTCCATAACCGCCGGGTTGATCCTGGATTGGATCCGTGAAGCGCCGACGCCGAACGCCACCCGTGTCCGCTTTAATCTCGCGCGCGCTTTTGCCGAGTTTCTGCATGGTGAGGACCCGCGGCATGAAGCGCCAGCCGTGGGGCTGATGGGACGCGGCCGACGGCGGCGCCCGGCGCCTTACATTCTGCTGCCGGACCAGATCGCACGCATCATGGCGGAGGCCTTGAACATGCCGGGTCAAGCTTCGATCAGCCCGCTCACATATCACCATCTGATCGGGTTGCTTGCCTCGACAGGTCTCCGCATCTCGGAGGCTTTGTCCCTCCGAAGCGACGATCTGGCGCGCGACGGCCTCATGGTTCGCAGCGGCAAGTTCGGCAAGAGCCGCCTCGTTCCGTTGCATTCTTCGACCCGGTCCGCGCTTGAGCAGTACCTCGCCGTCCGGCGCAAGGTCCGCAACGCAAGTGACGATCTCTTCGTGCTGGGTCACGGTCGCGCCCCGACCGCGGCCAGAGTCCATGTGGTTTTCGTCCGGGTCGTCCGGCGTCTCGGCTATCGCAATTCGACCGGGCCGGGGCCCCGGCTGCATGACTTGCGCCACACCTTCGCGGTGCGTTCGCTGGAAGCCTGCGGGAACGACCCGCATGCGGTCTTGCGACACATGCGGGCGCTGAGCACCTATCTCGGCCATGTCGATGTCGCCAATACCTATTGGTATCTTGAGGCGACGCCGGTCCTGTTGCGCATGATCGCGTCGGCGACCGAGGGCGCTTTCGTCGGAGGCGCAGCATGCGGATTCCGATGA
- a CDS encoding strawberry notch family protein, with protein sequence MSHFITPLSRFRQGTAIRFDQGILFTTYATLRSAEREGKASRLDQIINWLGREFDGVIVFDEAHAMANAAGDTSERGERGPSQQGRAGLRLQHALPDARVLYVSATGATSVQNLAYAQRLGLWGGADFPFATREEFVAAIEAGGIAAMEVLARDLKALGLYAARSLSYEGIEVEIVEHALSPEQVRIYDAYAEAFQVIHANLAEALEAANVTGPSGTLNRQAKAAARSAFEANKQRFFNHLITAMKVPTLIAAIERDIAAGAACIVQLVSTGEALLDRRLAEIPAGEWSDVQVDITPREYVLCRDRHKT encoded by the coding sequence ATGTCTCACTTTATCACCCCCCTCTCGCGCTTCCGCCAGGGCACGGCGATCCGCTTCGACCAGGGCATCCTGTTTACCACCTACGCCACCCTTCGGTCCGCCGAGCGGGAGGGCAAGGCGTCGCGCCTCGATCAGATCATCAACTGGCTGGGGCGGGAATTCGACGGGGTGATCGTGTTCGACGAGGCGCACGCCATGGCCAACGCTGCCGGCGACACCTCCGAACGTGGCGAGCGTGGGCCGTCCCAGCAGGGCCGCGCCGGGCTGCGGCTGCAACACGCACTACCAGATGCGCGGGTGCTCTATGTCTCCGCGACCGGCGCGACCTCGGTGCAAAACTTGGCCTATGCGCAGCGGCTCGGCCTCTGGGGCGGGGCGGATTTCCCGTTCGCGACGCGGGAGGAATTCGTCGCCGCGATCGAAGCCGGCGGGATCGCGGCGATGGAGGTGCTGGCGCGGGATCTGAAGGCGCTCGGCCTCTACGCCGCGCGGTCGCTGTCGTACGAGGGGATCGAGGTCGAGATCGTCGAGCACGCGCTGAGCCCCGAGCAGGTGCGCATCTACGACGCCTACGCCGAGGCGTTCCAGGTGATCCACGCCAACCTGGCCGAGGCGCTGGAGGCGGCCAACGTCACCGGCCCCTCCGGCACGCTGAACCGCCAGGCGAAGGCGGCGGCACGCTCGGCCTTCGAAGCGAACAAGCAGCGCTTCTTCAACCACCTGATCACGGCGATGAAGGTGCCGACGCTGATCGCTGCGATCGAGCGCGACATCGCCGCAGGCGCCGCGTGCATCGTGCAGCTAGTTTCCACCGGCGAGGCGTTGCTGGATCGGCGGCTGGCCGAAATCCCCGCCGGGGAGTGGAGCGACGTGCAGGTGGACATCACCCCGCGCGAATACGTTTTATGCCGAGATCGGCATAAAACGTAA
- the istB gene encoding IS21-like element helper ATPase IstB encodes MLTHPTLDLLHKLGLHGMAKAFKDLDARPEVAGLAHGEWLALLLEHEATLRQQKRFESRARAAKLRQSASVEDVDYRAPRGLDRAQFLKLASCDWVRARHNLLITGPCGVGKSWLACALGQKACREDLSTAYHRVSRLFSALALARADGRYARTLRQIARLDLLILDDWGPETLNADQRRDLLEIIDDRHEMRSVIITSQVPVERWYEIIGDPTIADAILDRLVHNAYRIELTGESLRKKRDPAPAHART; translated from the coding sequence ATGCTCACCCACCCGACCCTCGACCTGCTGCACAAACTCGGCCTGCACGGCATGGCCAAAGCCTTCAAGGACCTCGACGCCCGGCCGGAGGTTGCCGGTTTGGCCCATGGCGAATGGCTGGCTTTATTGCTCGAGCACGAGGCCACGTTGCGACAGCAGAAACGCTTCGAGAGCCGCGCCCGCGCGGCCAAATTGCGCCAGTCCGCCAGCGTCGAGGATGTCGATTACCGCGCCCCGCGCGGCCTCGACCGGGCACAGTTCCTGAAACTCGCCAGCTGTGACTGGGTGCGCGCCCGGCATAATCTGCTCATTACCGGCCCCTGCGGGGTCGGCAAAAGCTGGCTGGCCTGCGCGCTGGGCCAGAAGGCTTGCCGCGAGGATCTCTCGACCGCCTATCACCGGGTGTCGCGGCTGTTCTCTGCCCTGGCGCTGGCCCGCGCCGATGGCCGTTACGCCAGAACACTGCGCCAGATCGCCAGGCTCGACCTGTTGATTTTGGACGATTGGGGCCCCGAGACCCTGAACGCGGACCAACGCCGCGATCTGCTGGAAATTATCGATGACCGCCACGAGATGCGCTCCGTCATCATCACCAGCCAAGTGCCGGTCGAGCGCTGGTACGAAATCATCGGCGATCCCACCATCGCCGACGCCATCCTCGACCGCCTCGTCCACAACGCCTACCGCATCGAACTCACCGGCGAGAGCCTCCGTAAAAAGCGCGATCCGGCACCGGCCCACGCCCGAACTTGA
- a CDS encoding AbrB/MazE/SpoVT family DNA-binding domain-containing protein: MHSRDIARLSAKFQISIPKAVRTARHWQAGQEFAFIPKGTGVLLVPVPRPDELSGLARGARAEGYRDRADRV, translated from the coding sequence ATGCACAGCAGGGACATCGCCAGACTCTCGGCCAAGTTCCAGATTTCCATCCCGAAGGCGGTGCGCACCGCGCGCCACTGGCAGGCAGGACAGGAATTCGCCTTCATTCCCAAAGGGACCGGGGTCTTGCTGGTGCCGGTACCGAGGCCAGACGAGCTTTCGGGCCTCGCGCGCGGCGCGCGGGCGGAAGGGTATCGGGATCGCGCGGACCGCGTCTGA
- a CDS encoding zincin-like metallopeptidase domain-containing protein, whose amino-acid sequence MTALWPLCQYRHKTHATGAKHRLDRDFTSRFSHQARAIEELVAELTAGYILADLGLAHHPRPDHAAYIASWLKVLNDDPRAIFTAASKAQQAADWMHAQQPYSAPS is encoded by the coding sequence ATTACGGCATTATGGCCGTTATGCCAATATAGGCATAAGACCCACGCCACAGGAGCGAAGCACCGGCTCGACCGGGACTTCACCAGCCGGTTCTCGCACCAGGCCCGAGCCATCGAGGAACTGGTCGCGGAGCTGACGGCCGGTTACATCCTGGCCGATCTCGGACTTGCCCATCACCCGCGGCCCGACCACGCTGCCTACATCGCCTCCTGGCTCAAGGTCCTGAACGACGATCCTCGCGCCATCTTCACCGCCGCCAGCAAGGCGCAGCAGGCAGCCGACTGGATGCACGCGCAGCAACCGTACTCGGCCCCGTCGTGA
- a CDS encoding flavin monoamine oxidase family protein, which produces MPDLIVIGAGLSGLALARAAAGRGAEVVVLEARARIGGRVLSHRTEAGAYDLGPAWVWPTIQPRIARAVRAAGLVLTEQAETGGFIFQDQTGRIERLPHGFAQEPPSLRIAGGIAALVEAVAAGLAPGVVRLEHAVRRIALTEAGVAVTAESPAGPVTLQAARAALALPPRLIGGIEIVPALPQPIQAKLAAVPGWMAGQAKALALYDRPFWRDAGLSGSAFSQAGPLGELHDASLPGAAEAALFGFFSWPPALRAARRAALPELVARQLGLLFGAEVARPRAVIIQDWATEPFTATEADQANGNAHPDYRSIALPAPWGERITLAGAEMAPEFGGYLEGALAAAEAAVIV; this is translated from the coding sequence ATGCCCGATCTGATCGTCATTGGCGCCGGCCTTTCCGGCCTCGCGCTGGCGCGGGCGGCGGCCGGGCGGGGCGCCGAGGTGGTGGTGCTGGAAGCCCGCGCGCGCATCGGTGGGCGGGTGCTGAGCCACCGCACCGAGGCCGGCGCCTATGATCTCGGCCCCGCCTGGGTCTGGCCCACGATCCAGCCGCGCATCGCGCGCGCCGTCCGGGCGGCCGGGTTGGTGCTCACAGAGCAGGCGGAGACGGGCGGCTTCATCTTTCAGGATCAGACGGGGCGCATAGAGCGCCTGCCGCATGGTTTCGCGCAGGAGCCGCCGAGCCTACGGATTGCGGGCGGCATCGCGGCGCTGGTGGAAGCCGTCGCCGCTGGCCTCGCCCCCGGCGTGGTCCGGCTGGAACACGCGGTCCGGCGCATCGCGCTGACCGAGGCGGGCGTTGCGGTCACCGCCGAAAGCCCCGCCGGCCCGGTGACGCTGCAGGCCGCCCGCGCAGCACTCGCCCTGCCGCCGCGGCTGATCGGCGGGATCGAGATCGTGCCCGCCCTGCCGCAGCCAATACAGGCGAAGCTTGCTGCTGTGCCGGGCTGGATGGCGGGCCAGGCCAAGGCGCTCGCGCTCTACGACCGGCCGTTCTGGCGCGACGCCGGCCTCTCAGGCAGCGCGTTCAGCCAGGCGGGACCGCTCGGGGAATTGCATGATGCGAGCCTCCCCGGCGCGGCCGAGGCGGCGTTGTTCGGCTTTTTCTCCTGGCCACCCGCCCTCCGTGCGGCGCGACGCGCGGCCTTGCCGGAGCTGGTCGCCCGCCAACTCGGCCTGCTGTTCGGCGCCGAGGTCGCCCGGCCGCGCGCGGTAATCATCCAGGACTGGGCAACCGAACCCTTCACCGCGACCGAAGCCGACCAGGCCAATGGCAACGCGCATCCAGACTATCGCTCGATCGCCCTGCCGGCGCCGTGGGGCGAACGGATCACGCTCGCCGGCGCCGAAATGGCCCCCGAATTCGGCGGCTATCTGGAAGGCGCGCTCGCTGCGGCGGAAGCGGCGGTGATCGTGTGA
- a CDS encoding plasmid pRiA4b ORF-3 family protein, with product MSFEEPNSLQIRVTLVGIEPAVWRRLIVPRGFHLGQLHRVIQAAFGWSDCHLHEFLIGGLSYRDAEVCEPEFEDDARSFDESGVRLRDFNLNDGLSVLYVYDFGDDWKHIIEFERLLALEPAPRGASCIGGARARPPEDVGGVHGYAGFLDIITDPDHPEHRDTKTWAGGHFDPEWFDNETTDKDVRNALRANRRIRLHQPNPKRQGRSR from the coding sequence ATGAGCTTCGAAGAACCCAATTCCCTCCAGATCCGCGTTACGCTTGTCGGCATCGAGCCGGCAGTTTGGCGGCGCCTGATCGTGCCGCGCGGCTTCCATCTCGGCCAACTCCACCGCGTCATCCAGGCTGCATTCGGATGGTCGGACTGCCACTTGCACGAGTTCCTGATAGGCGGCTTGTCTTACCGCGACGCCGAGGTCTGCGAACCCGAGTTCGAGGACGACGCGCGCAGCTTTGACGAGAGCGGGGTACGTCTGCGTGATTTCAACCTCAACGACGGCCTTAGCGTTCTCTACGTCTACGACTTCGGCGACGACTGGAAGCACATCATCGAGTTCGAACGGCTCCTTGCCCTCGAACCCGCGCCGCGCGGCGCCAGCTGCATCGGCGGCGCGCGCGCCCGACCGCCCGAGGATGTCGGCGGCGTCCACGGCTATGCCGGCTTCCTCGACATCATCACCGATCCCGACCACCCAGAACACCGCGACACCAAGACCTGGGCGGGCGGCCACTTCGATCCAGAGTGGTTCGACAACGAGACGACCGACAAGGACGTTCGCAACGCCCTCAGGGCCAACCGCCGCATCCGCCTCCATCAGCCCAACCCCAAGCGCCAAGGCCGCTCACGATAG
- a CDS encoding tyrosine-type recombinase/integrase, with the protein MTPPSNSRPSDPRGVVSDDRALIQSYLAQHPRLTAGALSAARHFLKWATTHGITHTDLDPTAVDRFARHRCRCGRYSPGQLRNPGYMTDVRRFLRHLENAGAVAVPDGVDRLDKYLAAFAVRLEAVGYGKPAYDARLSQARHFAEWILQSRIPVQEITDAAIEQFARHNCRCGIRTKRGRRVAGTGTADRCRGARRFVDFLREQGVINPTVQPVTPKVDPRLDGFAQWLNRERGATAATIRRYRQEAGRWIDSLGTDTKHFGAAAIRSIVLDQDPERSRSSIRMTVTVLRTFLRFTVSQGLCAPFLLHAVPPAVRRKFSTVPRTISTAAIEDIIASCGATTPVEIRDRAILLLLARMALRAGDVWQLRLADIDWGAGRLRLHGKSRRATMLPLPQDAGDALLAYIEDARPVVSTERVFLRVQAPFTPLRSSAEIASIVARVLKRGGFSGLPTGAHVFRHSLASAWLRGGADLDQIGVALRHASRDTTAIYAKVDVEMLAGVAQPWPGVES; encoded by the coding sequence ATGACTCCTCCCTCCAACTCTCGCCCCAGCGACCCTCGCGGCGTCGTTTCCGATGATCGCGCGCTCATCCAAAGCTATCTGGCGCAGCATCCGCGGCTCACGGCCGGCGCCCTGAGCGCGGCGCGGCATTTCCTGAAGTGGGCGACCACTCACGGGATCACGCATACGGATCTTGATCCGACAGCGGTTGATCGTTTCGCGCGCCATCGCTGTCGCTGCGGACGCTACAGCCCCGGGCAGCTTCGCAATCCGGGCTACATGACCGATGTCCGCCGGTTTCTCCGTCATCTTGAGAATGCGGGGGCCGTGGCTGTCCCAGATGGCGTTGATCGGCTGGACAAATATCTGGCAGCATTCGCCGTCAGGCTGGAAGCGGTCGGCTACGGCAAGCCGGCTTACGACGCCCGATTAAGTCAGGCGCGACATTTTGCCGAATGGATCTTGCAGTCGCGCATTCCCGTTCAGGAGATCACGGACGCCGCCATTGAACAGTTTGCCCGGCACAATTGTCGGTGCGGCATCAGAACCAAACGGGGCAGACGGGTGGCTGGGACGGGGACCGCAGATCGTTGTCGCGGCGCACGCCGCTTCGTTGATTTCCTTCGCGAACAAGGCGTGATCAATCCGACTGTGCAACCCGTTACTCCAAAGGTCGATCCGCGGCTGGACGGCTTTGCCCAATGGCTGAATCGCGAGCGAGGGGCAACAGCCGCGACGATCCGGCGCTATCGACAGGAAGCCGGACGCTGGATCGACTCCCTCGGCACGGACACCAAGCACTTCGGTGCAGCGGCCATCCGTTCGATCGTGCTGGATCAGGATCCTGAACGCTCGCGTTCTTCAATCCGCATGACGGTGACCGTATTGCGCACGTTTTTGCGCTTTACTGTCAGCCAGGGGCTTTGCGCCCCCTTCCTGCTGCACGCGGTGCCACCGGCGGTTCGACGCAAATTTTCCACCGTTCCGCGCACGATCTCTACGGCAGCCATTGAAGATATCATCGCATCCTGTGGCGCGACGACCCCCGTCGAGATTCGGGATCGCGCCATCCTCCTCCTGCTCGCGCGGATGGCATTGCGAGCTGGGGACGTTTGGCAATTGCGCCTTGCCGACATCGACTGGGGAGCCGGACGACTGCGGCTGCACGGCAAGAGTCGCCGCGCAACAATGCTGCCGTTGCCGCAAGACGCGGGTGATGCGCTACTTGCCTACATCGAGGATGCGCGGCCTGTTGTCTCGACGGAGCGGGTGTTCCTGCGGGTACAGGCGCCGTTCACCCCGTTGCGTTCTTCCGCCGAGATCGCCAGTATTGTCGCCCGCGTCCTGAAGCGCGGTGGATTTTCGGGTCTACCGACAGGGGCGCATGTGTTCCGTCACTCGCTCGCGTCCGCCTGGCTGCGCGGCGGCGCCGATCTTGATCAGATCGGTGTTGCGCTTCGGCACGCCTCCAGGGACACGACCGCGATTTACGCAAAGGTGGATGTCGAGATGCTGGCTGGCGTCGCCCAGCCCTGGCCGGGAGTGGAGTCATGA
- a CDS encoding type II toxin-antitoxin system VapC family toxin: MRLVDTSAWIEWLIGSPAGASVASALPERGQWLVPTIVQLELAKWLQREVGEDKADQVIAFTETCIVADLDTAIALSAADLCAAHKLATADAIVYATALAHGADLLTCDRHFEGLGGVCFVPKPQG; the protein is encoded by the coding sequence ATGCGGCTCGTCGATACGTCGGCATGGATCGAGTGGCTGATCGGCTCGCCGGCCGGCGCCTCGGTCGCGAGCGCCTTGCCCGAGCGCGGCCAATGGCTGGTGCCGACCATCGTGCAGCTGGAACTCGCGAAGTGGCTCCAGCGCGAGGTGGGGGAGGATAAGGCCGATCAGGTGATCGCCTTCACCGAGACCTGCATCGTCGCCGATCTCGATACGGCGATCGCGCTGTCGGCCGCCGATCTCTGCGCGGCGCATAAGCTCGCGACCGCGGACGCCATCGTCTATGCGACGGCCTTGGCCCATGGGGCGGACCTTCTGACCTGCGACCGGCATTTCGAGGGATTGGGCGGGGTTTGCTTCGTGCCAAAGCCGCAGGGCTGA